The nucleotide sequence AGGACAGCCATACCCAAGTTTTAATACATTAGCCGGCCTTTGTTGCGGACTCAACACATTAAGACTTCTACACattgatacttgagtttttatggtttttaagttCATAAGTTTACAAGTATTCTTACTAAGTTACCACCTACGATACTAGAACATTTTGAACTAGTACCGAGTGTAACTTCTCAACCAAGTTACCATCTCCAttactagaacatttcgaacTAGCAACGAGAGTAACCTCCCAacacatgcatttaaacaagaaagatCACAAAGATAAATCAAGTAAAAATGCAACTAAAAACTCCAAGCAAAACCTTTTACTAGAAGGAAGTCATTAGACTCCAACTAGCTCGTTGAagtgtgcctgaactcacagatAACCGGCGACTCTTGAACTGAGTGGACGGATTCTCTTGGCAATGTTCTTCTCTTGTTGCAATCGAGCTCCTTCTCGATGCAAAACTTGAGGGTGGTCGATAGTCTTGTCTtgctctttttcttcctttgcactcttcttccccttttgctcttcctctccttctctctttctcttttttctctcttctttctaactttttttggtgagcaaaaataagaagagaagagcTCCTTTTATAGAGAGTTTTGGGCGGTGGCACTGGCCAATGCATGTTGAGCGAGTGTTCACTTATgttgccacataaaatgcttGGTGAAAACACAGAAGACTTGGCTAGAGAATGTCCTCTTCTGTTCTCGAAAATACTTGGTGGAGACATACATTACTTGGCTAAAGAATgtcctcttcttcacttttgTCTCACATCCTCATTTGCATGAAAGCTCATTGGTTACTTTTCTTAAAAAGTGATAATTattcttttcactttttcttgCATGAAATCCTATTGGCTAATTAAGGAGACAAATTGTCCTTAATTTCTGGATTCTTGTCGGCTCGGTCAGCGATACCGCGGTGCAGTCAACGGTACGCGATGCGGCACGGTCATGGCCGATTCTGCGGTACAACACAAACGGTTCTGCGGCACGGCACGAACGGTTCTACGGTACATCTCAGACGACTTCTGTGGTACGTCTCAGACACTTCTGCGGTACGTCACAGTTCTTGTAGTACGTCTCGGACGATTTCTGCGGTATGTAACGGTACCATCGGCCATCTCTCGGCCATCTCTCGAACCATCAACATTCTCTCAGACGCTTCTTCGGcaattcttcttcctccattccTTGCCTTCTTTCCAAGTCCTTTCCAGGTCCTTTGGTCATAGGTTTTCATTTTGAATTTTACCCtatggtgagggtcattacattctccccccttATTAGAATTCCTCCCCAATATCATAAGGATTTCATGGTcctgcttcgtcttcttccatgAAAAGTTGCGGGTACTTGGTTTGAATCCTATCTTCATCTTTCCACGTGGTGACTTTGTGGTTCTGCTTTACCCAAAATACTTGAATTTGAGGTATGCTCTTGTTCTTCAGCTTCGGCGTCCTTCGTTCTCCGATCCCAAATGGACCTTCGGGGTATGTGAGGTTTGTCTCCAATTCCTCGATAGGCTTGGGTACAATCATGTTAGCATCAGGAACATGCTTCCATAGTTGTGAAACCTGGAAGACTTTATGCAGTCGCATAACTTCTGGCATAGATAGTCGGTAGGCTACCTCTCCAACTCTTTTCTCGATCCGGTATGGTCCTATGAATCTCACGGCGAGCTTTCCAACTTTACCGAACCGATCCTTGCCTTTTTGAGGTGCAACCTTCAAGTACACCATATCTCCAActtcaaattcttcttctctcctcttctgGTCTGCGTACTTCTTCTGGCGGTCTTGAGCTCTCTTCATGTTCTTTCGGATAAATTTGATCTTCTCTGTTGTCTCATCAATCAGCTTGTGGTTGAAACTCGTCCTTTCTCCACCTTCCGTCCAACATAATGGCGTTCGACAAGGTCTTCCGTACATAGCTTCGAACGGTGACATGCCGATGCGTGAGTGATAGATGTTGTTGTAAGCGAATTCAACCAACGGTAGATTTTTCTCCCAATCTGAAGACCACTCCAATGCGCATAGTCGAATCATATCTTCTATGGTTCGGATAGTCTTTTCTGTCTGCCCATCGGTCTCCGGGTGGAATGAGGTGCTCATATGAACATCTGTTCCTAGGGCTCTATGCAGATCCTGCCAAAATATCGCTGCAAACTTTGGATCACGGTCAGAGACGATATTGGCTGGCACTCCATGTAGCTTCAAGATCTCATCAATGTACTTCTCCACCAAAATAGGTGCGTGATCTATGCTCTTCACTAAAACTAAGTGGGCGACCTTGGTCAAACGGTCAACCACTACCCATACTGTGTAGTTGATTCGTCATGGTCTTGTTGGTAGTCCGGTGATGAAATCCATCAAGATAAACTCCCACTTCCATATTTGTATGGGCAAGTTGCGAAGTAATCCTGCTGGAACTCAGTGCTCCACCTTGACTCTTGGACATGAATCAAACTAGTTCACCCAATCTGCTACTGATCGTTTCAATCCAGGCCAGTGGTAATACCTACGCACGTCCTTATACATCTTGGTACTACCAGGGTGGATACTCAATGCTGAACTGTGGGCTGCTCTTAGGATCTCCTGTCGCAGTCTGATCTCGTCAGGTGCGGTGATTCTCCCATTAAGAAGTAAGGTGCCGTCATCTGCCAAGTGGTAACCACTAGCATTCGGTCCATCTAAACTTCTCAATTCTTCAACTATCTTCTTCAAGTTCTCTTCCTTGGGCTGCTCTTTGCGAATTTGTTGAACTAGACTTGCTTGAGTCACGACATGTAAACCCAACGGTTCATTAGATTCTCCTTCTAAGGCTAGAAGCCTTACCTTCTTCAACTTGTCAGCTAGTGACTCTACGTCTGTCTCGACATCGACCTCTACCTTCTGGCGGCTTAACCCATCTGCCACTACATTCGCTTTGCTTGGATGGTACTGGCTCTTCAAGTCGTAATCGTcaatgaactccatccatcttcACTGGCGCAAATTGAGGTCTGGTTGCGTGAACAAGTATTTAAGACTTTGGTGATCCATAAATACCTGAACTGCTTCTCCGTAAAGGTATGATCTCCATATCCTTAACGCGAATACCACGGCTACCATCTCTAGGTCGTGCATGGGGTAATTCTCTTTTTGCTTCCTTAATTGCCTAGAGGCATAGGCGATTACCTTGTCTccttgcatcaacacacatccaaCTCCAACTCTTGATGCGTCGATGTACACGGCATAAGGCTGATTTGGTTCTGGCAGGGCTAAAATTGGTGCCGTCGTCAGTGCTTCCTTTAACTTCTTAAAGGCTTCCTCCACTTCTTCACTCCAAATGAATGGTACCCCTTTTCCGGTGAGACGCGTCATGGGTTTAGCGATAGATGAAAACCCTTTTACGAATTTACGATAATAGCCTGCAAGGCCTAAGAAACTTCGAACCTCAGTTATTGAAGTTGGCCTGGGCTAATCTTGGATCGCGGCAATCTTCTCTGGGTCGGCGGACACTGCTTGTTCTAAGACTCGATGTCCTAGGAACCCAATTTCCATTTGCCAAAATATGCACTTGCTGAACTTGGCAAACAGCTTCTTCTCTGTTAGTCGTTCTAACACCATCCTCAAATGTTCTTCATGTTCTTCGACACTCCACGAGTATATAAGGAGGTCATCGATGAATATTATCACGAATCGATCCAAATAGTCATGAAAAACTTCGTTCATTAGTTGCATGAATGCTGCTGGAGCGTTGGTAAGTCCAAACAGCATCACTACAAACTCGTACTTGCCATATCTTGTTTGAAAGGCAGTCTTCATCACATCTGGTTCTGAGATCGAAATCTGGTGGTAGCCGGAGGCTAAATCAATCTTCGAAAACCAGCTTGCTCCCCTGAGTTGATCTAACAGCTCATCAATCCGTGTCAACAGATACTTGTCCTCGATGGTTATGTTGTTGATCCCTCGgtaatcaatgcacaagcgcatgcttttgtctttcttcttgacGAATAGCACTGGGGCTCCCCATGGCGATGAATTTGGTCAAATGAATCCTTTTTCTAACAAGTCCTCCAGCTGAGTCTTGAGTTTGGCTAACTCAGCTGGTGCCATCCGATACGGCGCCTTAGCAATTGGGGTTGCTCCGGGCTCCAGGTTTATGGTAAAAGGATGAATTCTTGGTGGAGGAAATCCTTCTAACGGCCTGAATACATCTTCATAGTCATTGACAACTGTGATGTCTTTAACTTCCGGGTCTTCCTTGTCATCTCCTCCAGTGGCGGTAAGAGTGACTAGGTAAACATCCCCTTCTTCAAAAGAATTTCCAATTCTTATTGCTGATGCAAAATATGCCCTTTTGCTTGGGCTAATTCCGTAGAAAACTAGAGGTGTCCTTCCTCCATTTTCAAAATAGACTCTGCTCCTGCTGCAGTCTAGATGGGCTTGGTGTTCCGATAACCAATCCATTCCCAGTATATCATCAAATCTCTCAATCGGCATTACTAGCAGATTCACTGGAAGATTTGTATCTTGCAAGACTATCGACACTTCCCTGAACATCCTTCTGGTCTTGAGTGGCGGTTGATTACCAGCGGTGTAAACATTGATAttcacttcctcctcctcacaCAATTCCCCGAACTTACCGGCTACTTCGGGAGTCACAAAACTATTGGACGTTCCCAAATCGAACAATACATGGGTGGGGTTACCACCAACTAGTAATTATTAACCAAGGTTGTCCATACGGTTTACCACGACAAGAGGAGAAGGAAGGAAGCTAATGTCTTACAAGGATCCGGAATCTTCCAATATAGCCATTGGAGGTGTAGAAAAAGGAAAGGTTATATTGTAGGAaagcgtctctctctctttatgatCATATCTTGTGCTTCCTTATGTGTAAAGGAGAGTTGCCCTAGAAAACTCTCCTACTTAAAGACGTAATCACATTGTAAAACATATCTCAATATATCGAGAACCTATTCTTTGATTATTCTAAGTGTTCTACACAAAATCCTCTTTTTAATCTCACCAAACTCTTAGTCTCTTCCGctaattctaacatggtatcagagcaagtttTCTGATTCTAATCTCAAAAACTTCTACCTCATCTCATTCTAGATCTTACTATCAAATCTTTCTAAAAAATCTCTTGGTTTATACGCTGGATTCTATCATGGAAAACACTAAGCCGATTGTTACTCCGGTCGTTCTCAAAGGAACGAATTATCTGTTGTGGACTAGAACCACAAGAACTGCCCTTGGAGGTCGAGGACTTTGGAGCCATGTCGAAATGGATTATGTCCCGAAACAAACCtctaaaggagaaaaaaaaaggtgctTCCaaggaggaagaacaagaaaaggaagCGGAGAGAGAGGCaaaatggttccaagaagaccaagtcGTCCTGTTTGTTCTTCAAAACTCTCTTGATGCTCCGATTCTCGAAGACTACTCTAACTGCAAGACGGCTAAGGATCTGTGAGAGACACTCAAGAACGTCTATGGGAATGTCTCGAATCTGACTCGAGTCTTTGAAGTCAAACGAGCCATCAACAGTCTTACTCAAGAAGACTTAGAATTTACCAAGCAACTTGGCAAGTTTAGAGCACTATGGTCGGAACTTGAAGCTCTACGGCCAAGTACTAAAGATCCGGTGATACTTAACGAGAGGAAGGAACAAGATAAAGTCTTTGGTCTTCTTCTCACCTTGAATCCGGCTTTCAACGACCTCTTGAAGCATATTCTAAGAGCGGACAAACTTCCCAACTTTGAAGAAATATGTTCTCAAATTCAAAAGGAGCAGGGATCTCTAGATCTTTTCAGCAGAAAGGGAGAGCTTGTCACAGCCAACAAAGGAGTGTATAAACAAGAAGATAGAAGAGTGTGGATATGTGATCACTGCAAGAAGAAAGGCCATATGAAGAATAAGTGCTGGATCCTTCACCCACATCTCAAGCCGGCAAAGTTCAAAGCCAATCTCTCCAAGGAGGCGACTAGCGAGAAAGGAATGGGCTCGTCTAGGCAAGGTGATGAAGCAGTGATGACAGCATCCTATGGTGAGGTGGTGAGAAAATCCGACCTAGAGGCACTTATTAGATCCGTTGCTTCACTCAAGGATTCTGGTATCACTTTCTTTGCCTCTAAACCGAGTAGTtctcttgttgttgactcgggtgcttctcaccatatgataaGTAACCCTAGTCTATTAGACAACATAAAGCCCGCCTTAGGTAAAGTTTTTATTGCTAATGGAGATCGAATACCAGTAAAAGGAATAGGGGAGTTGAAGTTATTTgacaaaaactcaaaagcttTATTTATGCCTACCTTTACATCAAATCTGTTATCGGTTAAAAAACCCACTAACGACTTGAACTGCTACACCATCTTTGGTCCTAAtagtgttcattttcaggatattcaGACGGGAAAGGTTCTTGGAGGAGGAAATGCTAGTGGAGATCTTTATGTCCTAGAGAATACCTCATCAAATTCGCCTACTTCTTTTAAGTTATCTTTTGTTGCTAGTTCGGATATTATGTGGCATGCTAGGGTAGGCCATCCCCATTCTCGTGCTCTTGAATTAATGTTGCCTAAtgttcattttgataactcaagttgtgagtcttgtattcttggaaAACATTGCAAATCGATTTTCCCTAAGTCTAATACTATTTATgatcattgttttgatttagtgcATTTAGATGTATGGACTTCACCATGCCTATCTAGGGATAATAACAAGTACTTTGTGACAttcattgatgaaaaatctaaatatacttgGATTACCTTGTTACCATCTAAACATAGGGTGTTTGAtgcctttgttaattttcaaaattatgttactaatcatttcaatgctaaaataaagGTACTTTGATCAGACAATGGGGGCGAGTACATAAGTCACAAGTTTAAAGAGCATCTTACTAAGCATGGCATCTTACAACAAACGAGCTGCCCATATACGccccaacaaaatggtgtggctgAGAGGAAGAACCGACATCTTATGGAGGTTGCAAGGTCGATGATGTTCCACACAAATGTCACTAAGAGATTTTGGGGTGATACGGTCATGACGACATGCTACCTCATAAATAGGACACCAACAAAAGTTCTCAATGATCTGTCTCCGTTTGAGGTACTAAATAAACTTAAACCATCTTTGGAACACTTACgtgtgtttggttgtgtttgctttgttttagtGCCCGGGGAACAGCGGAGTAAACTCGATGCTAAGAGCAACGAGTGCATGTTCATTGGATATTCCACAACACAAAAGGGGTATAAGTGCTATGACCCAACCACAAGCCGCCTGTATGTCTCTAGAGATGTAAAGTTCATGGAAAATGTGGGTTACTTCAACAACAAGGATTGGCACAGTCTTAAAGATCTCTCGGATTCGCCCACTGATTTAGCGGCTAGCTTAAGGTTTCTACTTGATCATGTCGGGAACTCTCCCTCAGAACCGAGAAGTGCTCCAACCAAACCACATAATGCCGAGATGAAAACTATTCATCCCACCACACTTGATGTCTCACCCCATATCGATCCAAGCAAATCAATAGAGAGTGATACAAGCTAATTTGAACAACGGTCTTCACACTCGGAGGAGGCAACTGCTACTGACGATCCCGTCACCACACAAGCAGACCAAGGCCCTACACACCAACCTCTACGCAGGTGTGAACGCATTCGGTCTCACAAACGGGtctactacaacaatcaagctgtGGCTCATCCTATTCAAGCGGTCTGCTCACTTGAGCTCCTATCTCCTGATCACCAAGCCTTCTTTGGTAAAATTGAAGATCAATGGATTCCTCAAACCTATGAAGAGGCCCAGGCACGATGAATGGTTAGGTGCTATTAAAGATGAAACGAGAGCCATGATCCGTAACCATACTTGGGACGAAGCTGACCTCCCTAAAGGCAAAAAGGCAGTTAGCTCCAAATGGGTCTTCACTATCAAGTACTTAAGCAATGGTGACATTGAACGCTATAAAGCTCGGTTGGTTGCTCGTGGTTTTACTCAAACCTATGGTGCAGACTACACGGAAACTTTTGCTCCGGTGGCTAAGTTACACACTGTGCGAGTCGTACTCTCATTGGCGGTTAACCTATCATGGGAGCtgtggcagatggatgtcaaaaatGCTTTCCTTCAAGGTGAACTCGACGATGAAGTTTATATGACACCACCACCAGGATTAGAAGACATTGTTGCTCCAGGGAAAGTTCTTCTCCTTCGCAAAGCTATCTACGGTCTCAAACAATCTCCTCGCGCTTGGTACCACAAACTTAGCTCCACCCTCAAAGCCCGTGGCTTCCGGCAATCAGAGGCTGACCATACGCTTTTAACGCTTCAGACTGATCTCGGACTCATTATGGTGCTAATATATGTCGATAATATCATTGTCACCGGTGACAACAAGGATCTATTTTTGATATCAAGGATCTTGGTGAGCTAAAATACTTCCTAAGAATTGAAATTTGTCATTCTCCGGAAGGCTTATTTCTTTCGCAAAGGAAGTATACTCTTGATTTGTTTAGTGAAACAGGGAAGTTTGGTGTTAAACATGTCCTAACTCCTCTAGATGAAGATTACcagctcaagcgaaagggggagaacATCCGGGCAAAGGAAGGAAAGCCGCGGGAACCATTGGATGAGCCGTATGAGGATGTCACCAGATATAGACGGCTTGTAGGTAAGTTGATTTACTTAACCATTACACGACCTGATATCAGCTATGCTATGAATCAGGTGAGTCAACATATGAAGGCCCCGACCAAGTATCAGTGGAGCATGGTGGAAAGAATTCTGAGCTATCTAAAAGGAACTCCGGgtcaaggcatttggatgggcaAGAACTCTAATACGGAGATAGTGGGTTACTCTTATGCGGATTATGTCGGGGATACTATAGACCGACGATCTACCACTGGGTATTGTACTTTCATTGGAGGCAACTTAGTGACATGGaagtcaaagaagcaaaaagtggTGTCAAGCTCTAGTGCCGAGGCTGAGTATCGAGCAATGAGGAAGCTCACAAATGAATTAACATGGTTGAAGGCGCTCCTAGAGGATCTTGGCATTGAATCAAAACAACCTATGactatgcattgtgacaatCAAGCGGCGATACACATAGCTACCAACTCATTCTTTCAcgagagaaccaaacacattgaagtAGACTGCCACAAAGTTCGTGAGAACATCAAAGAAGGGGTGGTCCTACCATGTTACACTATGAGTGAAGATCAACTAGCAGACATTTTCACCAAGGCTGCATGTCCTAAGGTTTGTGAACATATTCATTGCAAAATTGGACTTGTAGACCTCACACATCCTTGATGCACTTCCCTAATTCGTggacatcacactctttttcccttaacatagTTTTATCCCATGAGGTTTTatatgttaaggtttttaatgaggtgatgcttcacgggttccaagcttagccataGCATTCGGCTAAGCTTTAGGGGGGGTATTAACCAAGGTTGTCCATACGGTTTAGCACAACAAGAGGAGAAGGAAGGAAGCTAAAGTCTTACAAGGATCCGGAATCTTCCAATATAGCCGTTGGAGGTGTAGAAAAAGGAAAGGTTATATTGTAGGAaagcgtctctctctctttatggtCATATCTTGTGTTTCCTTACGTGTAAAGGAGAATTGCCCTAGCAAACTCTCCTACTTAAAGATGTAATCACATTGTAAAACATATCTCAATATATCGAGAACCTATTCTTTGATTATTCTAAGTGTTCTACACAAAATCCTCTTTCTAATCTCACCAAACTCTTAGTCTTTTCCGCTAATTCTAACAGTAATGTTCTTAATGCATAACAAGAATAAAACATtcaatgcaaaaactaaactAAGCACGCAATCACACATAACACACAATCAATCACAAGAGAGTTAGAACCCATGCAACCCTGTTATCAGACCTTTCGCAGGTGCTGGACATCCTGCGGCATTCAGTTTGGTCGGTTTTGACGGACATGAAGTTGCATAGTGTCCGATTTCTCCACAATAGAAACATGTGAAAAACGCAAGATTGGGACTCTTGGCTTCAGAAAGTGTCGGACAAGCTCGGGCGAAGTGTCTGAGTTGGCCAAACGTGAAACATCCTCTCGGATCAAAGTTGGTCATGTTACGTCCTCCTTGGTTGGCAGTCATGTTTACCTTACCACGGTTCGCACCCTAGTTCCGACCAGCAACTTGGTTAATCTTCCAGAAATTCACTACCTTGCTCTACTGCAcaggttttttcttcttctctcgggCCAAGACTTCTTTCTCCAGCTCTATTCCTTCTTCAAAATTCACTGCTTGCTCTTTCACTTCAGCGACACTTCGATATGTCACAGCATGCAACCTTCCTTTTATCTTTGGTCATAGCCCATAAAGAAATCTACGGGCCAGAGATTCTTCATCGTCGTTGCCTTTGTACAAATACCTCTGAAGTCGGGTGAAGATCTGTCCATACGCTCTGACGCTCATATCTCCTTTCTCCAGACGTAGGAACAGATTCTCTAGTCGATCGCGGGACTCTGGTGGAAAGTACTTCTGCTCGAACTCCCTCTTGGAAATCTCCCAAGTTATTGTCATGTAGCGGTAACGAGGAACTACCCTGTCCCACCATGCGCGTGCAGCCTCCTCCAGAAAGTTGATTGCGATCACCTTCTTGTACTCTTCCGGACATCCTGACGTCTCGAAATTCATCTCCAATTCCCTTATCCACTTGTCTGCTAACGCCGTGTTTTGCTCTCTCTTGAACTTGCGGACTCCTAAGTTTCTCATCATCATGACTAGCTTCAGAAAGTTGGAAGATGGATTCTCGGCTGGCTGGTTTCCTTGGTTCTGATGTTCTTGCTGCTGGATCATGTTAGTTAAAAGGTCTTGTATCATCTTTAGCGTTTTCTGGGTCTTGGGTACCCTCTGCTCCGCTGGGTTCTCCTCACGTCCTTGATCTCCACTTGGCATGTTTGGATTTGGGTTGGTAGCGAACTGATCAATTGGTGAATACTCTCTACTTGGCGGGTACATGTCTTCAGGCGAGTTGTACTGAGTAGAACTTGCTGGCGGGTACCTCGACGTTGCGCCGGGCACATCCCATTCAGGCATATACATGTTGGGTTCGTAAATGCCTGGAAACGACTCATCACCTTGCTCATCTCCAAAATGCAGACCCCATTCCTTCGGACCAAACTGGTTACTTGAACCCCTCCCTTCTTCCAGCGTGAAGTACCTCGATCTAGACCTTTCGAATCTTTGACCAGACATCTGCATCCATTGATCATAAGGGTTACCTAATCCCACCCCATCTAGTCCTAACCTATCTAATCCTAACCCATCTAATCCTAAAGTGGTGAATAACCCGAATTCCTAAAGTGTCTATTTGTGACCATTTGactcgataaaacatttgaaaacacGAGTAAAAATAGCATCATAACAATGCTCTGATATCACCGTTGTAATGCTGCCGAACAGTCCCATGGCCGGATGGACCATGGACCGCCCCGGGACACTACGTTGAAAACGTTCACAAACAATCCGGCCAAGGTTAAAGAACACATCATGACCCTTAGCCAGTCCGTCGGTGGCGTTTTTGACCGCATGGAACATCttttaggctttgcaaccctttaGACATTCCAGGCGTTGAGCCGACTTGGAAAAAGTCTATACCAGTTATTACTCGTACGAATATAAATCTGattgtattaaatatataacGGTTACCAAAAACATTATAGAATTCGAATGGGCCTAGAGCCAAAGTTCGGTTACATAATAAAGACatactttattttacaaatagacACAAAAACTATTCCGGGGGTCCTAACGTTCACACCCTCTAATTTCCTCTAAGGTTTCCTACAAGCTAAAACACTCAAACGTAAGCAATCTcaaagattacttagtgagctcagggtcCTGCAATATCATAATAAATCCCCAACCCCAAAccccaaaataacaaaaaatcaagcaagcaagcaagcaataaaacaagcaatcaagcaatcaaacaatcagACATAGCATGCGGAAGTTACTGAGCTAAGCAATAAAATCtagcaagcaatcaatcaactacaacaccataaacttgaataaaagcaaaagagttttaaaacaagttttaatttaagGGCCCGATATGCTTCCGCTCCTCAACACTCTGTGAACACCCGCGttgcaaccacaaaggcatgcaaccgAAACATCACCTCGagctacaccgtcgtgtagacagcttCGGCCAGGGTAGCAAGCCCAGTAACCTCCAAGCTCTTCGTCCCAGCCCCTACAACTCACGAACATGTATTTATGAACGCGCTTGCATGCTGGTCCAGATTCATCCTGAGGACAGCCATACCCAAGTTTTAATAAGCTAGCCGGAATTTGTCGCGGACTCAACGCATTAAGACTT is from Camelina sativa cultivar DH55 chromosome 20, Cs, whole genome shotgun sequence and encodes:
- the LOC109131230 gene encoding uncharacterized protein LOC109131230, whose amino-acid sequence is MRLCIDYRGINNITIEDKYLLTRIDELLDQLRGASWFSKIDLASGYHQISISEPDVMKTAFQTRYGKYEFVVMLFGLTNAPAAFMQLMNEVFHDYLDRFVIIFIDDLLIYSWSVEEHEEHLRMVLERLTEKKLFAKFSKCIFWQMEIGFLGHRVLEQAVSADPEKIAAIQD